One Comamonas endophytica DNA window includes the following coding sequences:
- a CDS encoding ATP-binding protein: MYERLRATERALEVITKFHEVAIYCARQSSNRHDCLQRVLEAATTLAYAGAGSLHVFGAQRDTPEFLDCQLDAAAAALLRSPCARDAAALAAAALQQSHLHTPRLDGLDEAPAAHRPWLELLREAGLQSVVSLPLRTRTGELLGMLALFYPWTAMPGEAEIGILQLLAHQAGDYLERQDYHRAVAENEERLRLFLGATSEVVYCMGPDWSEIRHLQGRGFLPDVHAPTDHWMGRYIPDQDQPAVRQAIREAVEQKSVFEMEHPVIRVDGSMGWAHSRAMPVLDADGEVVEWFGAASDITARKEAEQALRLSQQRYHTLFDSIDEGYCVIRMEFDAEGKGSDYIFLEVNQAFERHTGIQDAVGRSMRAIAPEHEEWWFEVYGEIAKTGESRRFEFPAEALNRYYDVYAFRIGAPGEHQVAVLFKDISERQRFELEQRQASQRKDEFLAILAHELRNPLAPVRSGLNVLQLSQGDPATVARLLPMLQRQVDHMVRLVDDLLEVSRISGGKVELRPEPVELAAALHGAVDTCRPLLDARHHRLVLDLPGEVLRVHADPVRLSQIIANLLNNAAKYTDQGGRICLRAERDGNDALIVVEDNGRGISQDMLPRIFDLFAQAAQTSNMAQGGIGIGLTLVRGLVEMQGGSVEAQSAGPGQGSVFTVRLPLLLAPALPEPPAPFLGPADVPALERRRVLVVDDNVDAAEGLSMLLDLLGMEVRTAHDGASGLKAAAEFTPGLVLLDIGMPDMDGYELARRLRAAHGAQCPTLVVVSGWGQPEDRQRSMDAGVDAHLVKPVGLEQLQEVLKLVQ, from the coding sequence ATGTATGAACGTCTGCGCGCCACCGAGCGCGCCCTTGAAGTGATCACCAAGTTCCACGAGGTGGCGATCTACTGCGCGCGCCAGTCCAGCAACCGGCACGATTGCCTGCAGCGCGTGCTCGAGGCCGCCACCACCCTGGCCTATGCCGGCGCCGGCAGCCTGCATGTCTTCGGTGCGCAACGCGACACTCCCGAGTTCCTGGACTGCCAGCTCGACGCCGCTGCCGCCGCGCTGCTGCGCTCGCCGTGTGCCAGGGACGCGGCGGCCCTTGCCGCGGCCGCCCTGCAGCAATCCCACCTGCATACCCCCCGGCTCGACGGCCTGGACGAGGCTCCTGCCGCACATCGGCCATGGCTCGAGCTGCTGCGCGAGGCCGGGCTGCAGTCGGTGGTGTCGCTGCCCCTGCGTACCCGCACGGGCGAACTGCTGGGCATGCTGGCGCTGTTCTATCCCTGGACCGCCATGCCCGGCGAGGCCGAAATCGGCATCCTGCAGCTGCTGGCGCACCAGGCGGGCGACTACCTGGAGCGCCAGGACTACCACAGAGCCGTGGCCGAGAACGAGGAACGCCTGCGGCTCTTTCTCGGGGCCACCTCGGAGGTCGTCTACTGCATGGGCCCGGACTGGAGCGAGATCCGGCACCTGCAGGGGCGCGGCTTCCTGCCCGACGTGCATGCGCCCACCGACCACTGGATGGGCCGGTACATCCCGGATCAGGACCAGCCCGCGGTGCGGCAGGCCATCCGCGAGGCGGTGGAGCAAAAGAGCGTCTTCGAGATGGAGCACCCGGTGATCCGCGTCGACGGCAGCATGGGCTGGGCGCATTCGCGCGCCATGCCGGTGCTCGATGCCGACGGCGAAGTGGTCGAATGGTTCGGCGCGGCCAGCGACATCACGGCGCGCAAGGAGGCCGAACAGGCGTTGCGCCTGAGCCAGCAGCGCTACCACACGCTCTTCGACTCCATCGACGAGGGCTACTGCGTCATCCGCATGGAGTTCGATGCCGAAGGCAAGGGCAGCGACTACATCTTCCTGGAGGTCAACCAGGCATTCGAGCGGCACACCGGCATCCAGGACGCCGTGGGACGCTCGATGCGTGCCATCGCGCCGGAGCACGAAGAATGGTGGTTCGAGGTATATGGCGAGATCGCCAAGACCGGCGAATCGCGCCGCTTCGAGTTCCCCGCCGAGGCGCTCAACCGCTATTACGACGTCTATGCCTTTCGCATCGGCGCGCCCGGGGAGCACCAGGTGGCGGTGCTGTTCAAGGACATCTCGGAGCGCCAGCGCTTCGAGCTCGAGCAGCGCCAGGCGAGCCAGCGCAAGGATGAATTCCTCGCCATCCTCGCGCACGAGCTGCGCAACCCGCTGGCGCCGGTGCGCAGTGGCCTGAACGTGCTGCAGCTGTCGCAGGGGGACCCCGCCACCGTGGCCAGGCTGCTGCCGATGCTGCAGCGCCAGGTCGACCACATGGTGCGCCTGGTCGATGACCTGCTCGAGGTCTCGCGCATCTCCGGCGGCAAGGTCGAGCTGCGGCCCGAACCGGTGGAGCTGGCCGCGGCGCTGCATGGCGCGGTCGATACCTGCAGGCCGCTGCTGGACGCGCGCCACCACCGTCTGGTGCTGGACCTGCCGGGCGAAGTCCTGAGGGTGCATGCCGATCCGGTGCGCCTGTCCCAGATCATCGCCAACCTGCTGAACAACGCCGCCAAATACACCGACCAGGGCGGGCGCATCTGCCTGCGCGCCGAGCGCGACGGCAACGATGCGCTGATCGTCGTCGAGGACAACGGCCGGGGCATTTCCCAGGACATGCTGCCGCGCATCTTCGACCTCTTCGCCCAGGCGGCGCAGACCTCCAACATGGCGCAGGGCGGCATCGGCATCGGCCTGACGCTGGTGCGCGGCCTGGTCGAGATGCAGGGTGGAAGCGTGGAGGCCCAAAGCGCCGGCCCGGGGCAGGGCAGCGTGTTCACCGTGCGCCTGCCGCTGCTGCTGGCGCCCGCGCTGCCCGAGCCGCCAGCCCCGTTCCTGGGGCCGGCTGACGTGCCCGCGCTGGAGCGCAGACGCGTGCTGGTGGTGGACGACAACGTCGATGCCGCCGAGGGCCTGAGCATGTTGCTGGACCTGCTGGGCATGGAGGTGCGCACTGCGCATGACGGCGCTTCGGGCTTGAAGGCCGCTGCCGAATTCACTCCCGGCCTGGTCCTGCTGGACATCGGCATGCCCGACATGGACGGCTACGAGCTGGCACGCCGCCTGCGCGCGGCCCATGGCGCGCAGTGCCCCACCCTGGTGGTGGTCAGCGGCTGGGGCCAGCCCGAGGACCGCCAGCGTTCCATGGACGCCGGCGTGGACGCGCATCTGGTCAAGCCGGTGGGGCTGGAACAGCTGCAGGAGGTGCTCAAGCTGGTGCAGTGA
- a CDS encoding alpha/beta hydrolase: protein MMRNTRAVAAALLAGALTFGAWAQEAQPAAPQPATPQPAAPGYVMPSTQVWDMASASGEMYRIFVSAPSGGEPPKGGYPVLYVLDGNAYFGSFAQARWVQEYLPVGKAIVVGVGYPGDKAWDVRRMNDYTAQLRDPPPPETRAFAKYGSGARKEFLDFMTGPLRAEIARRHPVNPERQSLFGHSFGGLFALYALYERPEAFQAIVAASPSMEWNAQNILDDERAFTERMMAGKIARTSRLMVVVGDRDADGDPESGRLLADRLERLSGWGLRVRLRRYPEEVHASVPAQSVNDTLRFAFELR from the coding sequence ATGATGAGGAACACCAGGGCCGTGGCCGCGGCGCTTCTTGCCGGAGCGCTCACCTTCGGCGCCTGGGCGCAGGAGGCGCAGCCGGCCGCACCTCAGCCGGCCACGCCTCAGCCGGCCGCGCCCGGCTACGTCATGCCCTCGACCCAGGTCTGGGACATGGCTTCCGCCAGCGGCGAGATGTACCGCATCTTCGTCTCCGCCCCATCGGGCGGCGAGCCGCCCAAGGGCGGTTATCCGGTGCTGTACGTGCTGGACGGCAACGCCTATTTCGGCTCCTTTGCGCAGGCGCGCTGGGTGCAGGAATACCTGCCGGTGGGCAAGGCGATCGTGGTCGGCGTCGGCTACCCCGGGGACAAGGCCTGGGACGTGCGCCGCATGAACGACTACACGGCGCAGCTGCGCGATCCGCCGCCGCCCGAAACCCGGGCCTTCGCGAAGTACGGGAGCGGCGCGCGCAAGGAGTTCCTGGACTTCATGACCGGGCCGCTGCGCGCCGAGATCGCGCGGCGCCATCCCGTCAACCCCGAGCGACAGTCGCTGTTCGGCCACTCCTTTGGCGGGCTGTTCGCGCTGTATGCGCTCTACGAGCGTCCCGAGGCCTTCCAGGCCATCGTCGCGGCCAGCCCGTCGATGGAGTGGAATGCGCAGAACATCCTCGATGACGAGCGCGCGTTCACCGAGAGGATGATGGCGGGAAAGATCGCCAGGACCAGCCGCCTGATGGTGGTCGTGGGCGACCGCGATGCCGATGGCGACCCGGAATCGGGGCGGCTGCTGGCAGACCGGCTCGAGCGCCTGTCGGGCTGGGGCCTGCGCGTGCGCCTGCGCCGCTACCCCGAAGAGGTGCATGCCAGCGTGCCCGCGCAGTCGGTCAACGACACGCTGCGGTTTGCCTTCGAGCTGCGCTGA
- a CDS encoding TonB-dependent siderophore receptor translates to MRPLQQRSPWPSERFALAILTGALRAALGSAAIGMTLAAPAALAAEPSAGAQHHAIAAGPLSDVLAQYAAATGVQLVFEPALLADRRSAGLQGRYTEAEGFAQLLRGSGYEAVRQGQTGYVLRRSATPVASTTTLDAVTVTAAAVPSGTTEGSGSYAARSSSTSSKLNLSQRETPQTLTVITREQLDDAGLTTVDDALRAVSGVFALDGGSIGSNFYSRGFSLQAQVDGMNTPAGIDSGNRSPLYDTAFVDRVEVLQGAAGLLTGAGSPGGTVNMVLKRPTSSFQAQAEVQVGSWNERRVVGDVSTPLTESGHVRGRLVALADKSDSFTDYVYRDRQALYGIVEADLTSTTTLSASVLTQKDESRGHFGVPFAANGSDAGLSRSSFWGDADHRSVRDYTIYTVGLTQQLGDEWSLKANYSWQKTDNDIHHFSSLSGGLNPATGAGLSIGSRQTDYFSVLHSNVVDVYASGPFELLGRRHELTVGLNGTSVRDENNGTGYSGATPINVNTFDPAALGPIRGGTPSRAHTKTRNLGMYGVARWSLTDALKLITGVRVSDYRRTNVVTGAVSPQETGEVTPYAGLVYDINAQYSAYASYSDIMNPQANRSKDGEVLQPVTGKNYELGVKGELLDKRLNVSAAVFHLAQSGLAVVDDSVPNNPSNACGGRCYTAAGKVVSQGLDLGVNGQIRPGLNLAAGYTYTSAEYIEGPQKDQRFRTEQPRHSLRVAANYQLPGTQWSVGGNVAATGRSYKSGGTGAAAWTIEQGSLVLLGLQAKYRITPQTQLNLAVSNLADRSYRHLYGREYAPYGEPRKFTASLRHDF, encoded by the coding sequence ATGAGACCCCTGCAACAACGCAGCCCCTGGCCCAGCGAGCGCTTTGCGCTGGCCATCCTCACCGGCGCCCTGCGCGCCGCACTGGGCAGCGCCGCCATCGGCATGACGCTGGCCGCGCCCGCGGCGCTGGCAGCCGAGCCCTCCGCCGGCGCGCAGCACCATGCCATCGCGGCAGGCCCGCTGTCCGACGTGCTGGCGCAATACGCCGCGGCCACCGGCGTGCAGCTGGTCTTCGAGCCGGCCCTGCTCGCCGATCGGCGCAGCGCCGGGCTGCAGGGCCGCTACACCGAGGCCGAGGGCTTCGCGCAGCTGCTGCGCGGCAGCGGCTACGAGGCCGTCCGGCAAGGCCAGACCGGCTATGTGCTGCGCCGCTCGGCCACGCCCGTTGCATCCACCACCACGCTGGATGCCGTCACCGTCACCGCCGCGGCAGTGCCCAGCGGCACCACCGAAGGCAGCGGCAGCTACGCGGCGCGCAGCTCCAGCACCAGCAGCAAGCTGAACCTGTCGCAGCGCGAGACGCCGCAGACCCTCACGGTGATCACGCGCGAGCAGCTGGACGATGCCGGCCTGACCACGGTGGACGACGCGCTGCGCGCGGTGAGCGGCGTTTTTGCATTGGACGGCGGCAGCATCGGCAGCAATTTCTACAGCCGCGGCTTCAGCCTGCAGGCCCAGGTCGACGGCATGAACACGCCTGCCGGCATCGACAGCGGCAACCGCTCGCCGCTGTATGACACGGCCTTCGTGGACCGCGTCGAGGTGCTGCAGGGCGCGGCCGGGCTGCTGACCGGCGCCGGCAGCCCGGGCGGCACCGTCAACATGGTGCTCAAGCGCCCCACCAGCAGCTTCCAGGCGCAGGCCGAGGTGCAGGTGGGATCGTGGAACGAACGCCGCGTGGTCGGCGATGTGTCGACCCCGCTGACGGAGTCGGGCCACGTGCGCGGCCGCCTGGTGGCGCTGGCGGACAAGAGCGACTCCTTCACCGACTATGTCTACCGCGACCGGCAGGCGCTCTACGGCATCGTCGAGGCGGACCTGACGTCCACCACCACGCTCAGCGCCAGCGTGCTGACGCAAAAGGACGAGAGCCGCGGGCATTTCGGCGTGCCGTTCGCGGCCAATGGCAGCGATGCGGGATTGTCCCGGTCGTCGTTCTGGGGCGATGCCGACCACCGCTCGGTCCGCGACTACACGATCTACACCGTGGGCCTGACGCAGCAGCTGGGCGACGAGTGGAGCCTCAAGGCCAACTACTCCTGGCAGAAGACCGACAACGACATCCACCACTTCAGCAGCCTCTCGGGCGGGCTGAACCCCGCCACCGGCGCCGGCCTGTCCATCGGCAGCCGCCAGACCGATTATTTCTCGGTGCTGCACAGCAACGTCGTGGACGTGTATGCCTCCGGCCCCTTCGAGCTGCTGGGACGCAGGCATGAGCTGACGGTGGGCCTCAACGGCACCAGCGTGCGCGACGAGAACAACGGCACCGGCTACTCCGGCGCGACGCCCATCAATGTCAACACCTTCGATCCCGCGGCGCTGGGACCGATCCGGGGCGGCACGCCCTCGCGCGCCCATACCAAGACCCGGAACCTGGGCATGTACGGCGTGGCGCGCTGGAGCCTGACGGACGCGCTCAAGCTGATCACCGGCGTGCGCGTGAGCGACTACCGGCGCACCAACGTCGTCACCGGCGCCGTGTCGCCCCAGGAGACCGGCGAGGTCACGCCCTATGCGGGGCTGGTCTACGACATCAACGCGCAGTACTCGGCCTATGCCAGCTACTCGGACATCATGAATCCGCAGGCCAACCGCAGCAAGGACGGTGAAGTGCTGCAGCCCGTGACGGGCAAGAACTACGAGCTGGGCGTCAAGGGCGAGCTGCTGGACAAGCGCCTGAATGTGTCCGCTGCCGTGTTCCACCTGGCGCAATCGGGCCTGGCGGTGGTGGACGATTCGGTGCCGAACAACCCCAGCAATGCCTGCGGCGGACGCTGCTACACCGCCGCCGGCAAGGTGGTGAGCCAGGGGCTGGACCTGGGTGTGAACGGGCAGATCCGCCCCGGGCTCAACCTCGCCGCCGGCTACACCTATACCAGCGCGGAATATATCGAAGGCCCGCAAAAGGACCAGCGCTTTCGCACCGAGCAGCCGCGCCACAGCTTGCGCGTGGCGGCCAATTACCAGCTGCCCGGCACGCAATGGTCGGTGGGCGGCAATGTCGCGGCCACCGGCAGGAGCTACAAGAGCGGCGGCACGGGCGCGGCGGCCTGGACCATCGAGCAGGGCTCGCTGGTGCTGCTGGGCCTGCAGGCGAAATACCGCATCACGCCGCAGACACAGCTGAACCTGGCGGTCAGCAATCTGGCGGACCGCAGCTACCGCCATCTCTACGGCCGCGAGTACGCGCCCTACGGCGAGCCGCGCAAGTTCACGGCCAGCCTGCGGCACGACTTCTGA
- a CDS encoding FecR domain-containing protein, with protein sequence MAEAAKDQILLGEAADWLIALHYEKPSAQDMAAFHRWHAQSGAHGAAWSRAQAMLGAFAQVPPEVCRKALASRPRPDRRKSLGLLGALLVAAPAGWLAWKELYWRDWMADQVTATGEQRTLALPDGSQLTLNTASAVAIRFTGEARRVRLLAGEILVTTHADPSPSHRPFLVQTRQGTLRALGTRFSVRQLDQRSTRVAVFEHAVAIKTVQGGAAMVPAGQAADFGAGDIGAFTAVEPSAALWERGMLLARNMRLADVVAELARFRSGAVHCAPAVAGLRVSGALSLKDTDASLALLAQSLPVRIMFLAGGAIGVGPRQ encoded by the coding sequence ATGGCCGAAGCCGCCAAGGACCAGATCCTGCTGGGCGAGGCCGCGGACTGGCTGATCGCCCTGCACTATGAGAAGCCTTCGGCGCAGGACATGGCCGCGTTTCACCGCTGGCACGCGCAAAGCGGCGCGCATGGCGCGGCCTGGAGCCGGGCGCAGGCGATGCTTGGAGCCTTCGCGCAGGTGCCGCCGGAAGTCTGCAGGAAGGCGCTGGCCAGCCGGCCGCGGCCGGACCGGCGCAAGAGCCTGGGCCTGCTGGGCGCGCTGCTGGTCGCGGCGCCGGCCGGCTGGCTCGCATGGAAGGAGCTGTACTGGCGCGACTGGATGGCGGACCAGGTCACGGCCACCGGCGAGCAGCGCACGCTCGCCCTGCCGGACGGCTCGCAGCTGACGCTGAACACGGCCAGCGCGGTGGCCATCCGCTTCACCGGCGAGGCGCGGCGCGTGCGGCTTCTGGCGGGCGAGATCCTCGTCACCACGCATGCGGACCCATCGCCCAGCCACCGGCCGTTCCTGGTGCAGACCCGCCAGGGCACGCTGCGGGCGCTGGGCACGCGCTTCAGCGTGCGCCAGCTCGACCAGCGCAGCACGCGGGTTGCGGTCTTCGAGCATGCGGTGGCCATCAAGACGGTTCAAGGCGGGGCCGCAATGGTTCCCGCAGGCCAGGCCGCGGACTTCGGTGCCGGCGATATCGGCGCCTTCACGGCGGTGGAGCCCAGCGCCGCGCTGTGGGAGCGCGGCATGCTGCTGGCCAGGAACATGCGCCTGGCCGACGTGGTGGCCGAGCTGGCGCGCTTTCGCAGCGGCGCCGTGCACTGCGCCCCGGCCGTGGCCGGGCTGCGGGTGTCGGGCGCGCTGTCGCTCAAGGACACCGACGCCAGCCTGGCGCTGCTGGCGCAGTCGCTGCCGGTACGCATCATGTTCCTGGCTGGGGGCGCCATCGGCGTGGGGCCGCGCCAGTAG
- a CDS encoding sigma-70 family RNA polymerase sigma factor has translation MAQDRMAFPGSASPIEALYNNHHSWLLSWLRRRLGDAGDAADLAHDTFLKLLASSRGAALGDEPRAFLTHVAKGLVIDLWRRRELERAYLEAIAHLPQAHAPSPETQMLVVEALLQIDRLLAGLAPRTREIFLLAQLDGLTLQQIAGQMAMPVITVRRHIHKALVTCMSAL, from the coding sequence ATGGCGCAGGACCGCATGGCCTTCCCCGGATCCGCTTCACCGATCGAAGCGCTATACAACAATCACCACTCCTGGCTGCTGTCCTGGCTGAGGCGCCGTCTGGGGGATGCGGGCGATGCGGCGGATCTGGCGCATGACACCTTCCTGAAGCTGCTGGCGTCCTCGCGCGGGGCGGCGCTGGGCGATGAGCCGCGCGCATTCCTCACCCATGTGGCCAAGGGACTGGTGATCGATCTGTGGCGCAGGCGCGAGCTCGAGCGCGCGTATCTGGAGGCGATCGCCCATCTTCCCCAGGCGCATGCACCCTCGCCCGAAACGCAGATGCTGGTCGTCGAGGCCCTGCTGCAGATCGACCGGCTGCTGGCAGGGCTGGCGCCGCGCACACGCGAAATATTCCTGCTGGCGCAGCTCGATGGCCTGACGCTGCAGCAGATAGCCGGGCAGATGGCCATGCCGGTGATCACGGTACGCCGCCATATCCACAAGGCCCTGGTCACCTGCATGAGCGCCCTGTGA